From the Castor canadensis chromosome 9, mCasCan1.hap1v2, whole genome shotgun sequence genome, one window contains:
- the Pcdh18 gene encoding protocadherin-18 isoform X2 encodes MHPISKMRFRFVFALLMVSLDHSALSKNLKYRIYEEQRVGSVIARLSEDVADVLLKLPNPSAVRFRAMQRGNSPLLIVNENTGEISVGTTIDREQLCQKNLNCSIEFDVITLPTEHLQLFHIEVEVLDINDNSPQFSRAVIPIEISESAAVGTRIPLDSASDPDVGENSLHTYSLSANDYFNIEVRTRTDGAKYADLIVVRELDRELKSSYELQLTASDMGVPQRSGSSILKISISDSNDNSPAFDQQSYVIQLLENSPVGTLLLDLNATDPDEGANGKIVYSFSSHVSPKIIETFKIDSESGHLTLFRQVDYEITKSYEIDVQGQDLGPNSIPAHCKIIIKVVDVNDNKPEININLMSPGKEEVSYIFEGDPIETFVALVRVQDKDSGLNGEIVCKLHGHGHFKLQKTYENNYLILTNTTLDREKRSEYSLTIIAEDKGTPSLSSVKHFTVQINDINDNPPHFQRSRYEFVISENNSPGAYITTVTATDPDLGENGQVTYTILESFVLGSSITTYVTIDPSNGAIYALRIFDHEEVSQITFVVEARDGGSPKQLVSNTTVVLTIIDENDNVPVVIGPALHNNTAEISIPKGAESGFHVTRIRAIDRDSGVNAELSCFIVAGNEENFFVIDPQSCDIHTNVSMEFVPYTEWELSVIIQDKGTPQLHTKVLLKCVIFEYSESVTSTAMTSVSQASLDVSMIIIISLGAICAVLLVIMVLFATRCNREKKDTRSYNCRVAESTYQHHPKRPSRQIHKGDITLVPTINGTLPIRSHHRSSPSSSPTLERGQMGSRQSHNSHQSLNSLVTISSNHVPENFSLELTHATPAVEVSQLLSMLHQGQYQPRPSFRGNKYSRSYRYALQDMDKFSLKDSGRGDSEAGDSDYDLGRDSPIDRLLGEGFSDLFLTDGRIPAAMRLCTEECRVLGHSDQCWMPPLPSPSSDYRSNMFIPGEEFPAQPQQQHLHQILEDDSQPTEAGEKKKSFSTFGKDSPNDEDTGDPSTSSLLSEMSSVLQRLLPPSLDTYTECSEMDRSNSLERRKGPVPAKTVGYPQGVAAWAASTHFQNPTNNSGPPLGTHSSVQPSSKWLPAMEEIPENYEEDDFDNVLNHLNDGKHELMDASELVAEINKLLQDVRQS; translated from the exons ATGCATCCAATCTCTAAAATGCGCTTTAGATTTGTTTTTGCACTCCTGATGGTATCTTTGGATCACAGTGCGCTGAGCAAGAATTTGAAATACAGGATTTATGAGGAACAGAGAGTTGGATCGGTCATTGCGAGACTGTCCGAGGATGTGGCTGATGTTTTATTGAAGCTGCCCAATCCTTCTGCTGTTCGTTTTCGAGCCATGCAAAGGGGGAACTCTCCACTGCTTATAGTCAATGAGAATACCGGGGAAATTAGCGTAGGGACGACCATCGACCGGGAGCAGCTGTGCCAGAAAAACTTGAACTGTTCCATCGAGTTCGATGTGATCACCCTGCCCACAGAGCATCTGCAGCTCTTCCACATCGAAGTCGAGGTGCTGGATATTAATGACAATTCCCCGCAGTTTTCGAGGGCTGTCATCCCTATCGAGATATCCGAGAGTGCGGCTGTAGGAACTCGCATCCCTCTGGACAGCGCATCTGATCCTGATGTCGGGGAAAATTCCCTGCACACATACTCCCTGTCTGCCAATGATTATTTTAATATCGAGGTCCGGACCAGGACTGATGGAGCCAAGTATGCGGACCTTATAGTGGTCAGAGAGTTGGATCGGGAGCTCAAGTCCAGCTATGAGCTTCAGCTCACCGCCTCGGACATGGGAGTGCCCCAGAGGTCCGGCTCGTCCATCCTGAAAATAAGCATTTCAGACTCCAATGACAACAGCCCCGCTTTTGACCAGCAGTCTTATGTAATCCAACTCTTAGAAAACTCTCCTGTGGGCACTTTGCTCCTGGATCTGAATGCTACCGATCCAGATGAGGGCGCTAACGGGAAAATTGTATATTCCTTCAGCAGTCACGTGTCTCCCAAAATTATAGAGACTTTCAAAATTGATTCAGAGAGCGGGCATTTGACTCTTTTCAGGCAAGTGGATTATGAAATTACCAAGTCTTATGAGATTGATGTGCAAGGCCAAGACTTGGGTCCGAATTCAATTCCTGCTCACTGCAAAATTATAATTAAGGTCGTAGATGTCAATGACAATAAACCTGAGATTAACATCAACCTCATGTCTCCTGGAAAAGAAGAGGTATCTTATATTTTTGAAGGGGATCCTATTGAGACGTTTGTTGCTTTGGTTAGGGTTCAAGACAAGGATTCTGGGCTGAATGGAGAAATAGTTTGTAAGCTTCATGGACATGGTCACTTTAAACTTCAGAAAACGTatgaaaacaattatttaatCTTGACCAATACCACGCTGGACAGAGAAAAGAGATCTGAATATAGTTTGACTATAATCGCTGAGGACAAGGGGACACCAAGTCTCTCTTCAGTAAAACATTTTACTGTTCAAATCAATGATATAAATGACAATCCACCCCACTTCCAGAGAAGCCGGTATGAATTTGTAATCTCAGAGAACAACTCACCAGGCGCATATATCACCACTGTTACAGCTACAGATCCTGATCTTGGGGAAAACGGGCAGGTGACATACACCATTTTGGAGAGTTTTGTCTTGGGAAGTTCCATCACCACCTATGTAACCATTGATCCATCTAATGGAGCCATCTATGCTCTCAGAATCTTTGATCATGAAGAAGTGAGTCAGATCACTTTTGTGGTGGAAGCAAGAGATGGTGGGAGTCCAAAGCAACTTGTGAGCAATACCACAGTTGTGCTCACCATCATCGATGAAAATGACAACGTCCCTGTGGTTATAGGGCCTGCACTGCACAATAACACTGCAGAAATCTCCATCCCCAAAGGGGCCGAGAGTGGCTTTCATGTCACAAGAATAAGGGCGATTGACAGAGACTCTGGGGTAAATGCTGAACTCAGCTGCTTCATAGTAGCCGGTAATGAAGAAAACTTCTTTGTAATTGATCCACAATCATGTGACATCCATACCAATGTGAGTATGGAATTCGTTCCCTACACAGAGTGGGAGCTCTCAGTTATCATCCAGGACAAAGGCACCCCTCAGCTGCATACCAAAGTCCTTCTGAAGTGTGTGATCTTTGAGTATTCAGAATCAGTGACAAGTACAGCAATGACCTCAGTAAGCCAGGCTTCCTTGGATGTCTCCATGATCATAATTATTTCCTTGGGTGCAATTTGTGCAGTGCTATTGGTTATTATGGTGCTATTTGCAACTAGGTGTAACCGAGAAAAGAAAGACACTCGATCCTACAACTGCAGGGTAGCAGAATCAACTTACCAGCACCACCCAAAAAGACCATCGAGGCAGATTCACAAAGGGGACATCACATTGGTGCCTACTATAAATGGCACTCTGCCCATTAGATCTCATCACAGATCATCTCCATCTTCATCTCCTACCTTAGAAAGAGGGCAAATGGGCAGCCGCCAGAGTCACAACAGTCACCAGTCACTCAACAGTTTGGTGACAATTTCATCGAACCACGTGCCGGAGAATTTTTCATTAGAACTCACCCATGCCACCCCTGCTGTTGAG GTCTCTCAGCTTCTTTCAATGCTTCACCAGGGGCAATATCAGCCAAGGCCAAGTTTTCGAGGAAACAAATATTCCAGGAGCTATAG ATATGCCCTTCAAGACATGGACAAATTTAGCTTGAAAGACAGTGGCCGTGGTGACAGTGAAGCAGGGGACAGTGACTATGATTTGGGACGAGATTCTCCAATAGACAGACTGCTGGGCGAAGGATTCAGTGACCTGTTTCTTACAGATGGAAGAATTCCAGCAG CTATGAGACTGTGTACAGAGGAGTGCAGAGTCCTGGGACACTCGGACCAATGCTGGATGCCACCACTGCCCTCACCATCCTCAGATTACAGGAGCAACATGTTCATCCCAGGGGAAGAGTTTCCAGCACAACCCCAGCAGCAGCACCTGCACCAGATTCTTGAGGATGACAGCCAGCCCACCGAAGCCGGTGAGAAGAAGAAGAGTTTTTCCACGTTTGGGAAGGACTCCCCAAATGATGAGGACACTGGGGACCCCAGCACATCCTCCCTGCTCTCAGAAATGAGCAGTGTGCTCCAGCGCCTCCTTCCCCCCTCTCTGGACACCTATACCGAATGCAGTGAGATGGATAGGTCCAACTCCTTAGAACGCCGGAAGGGGCCTGTGCCAGCCAAAACTGTGGGCTACCCACAAGGGGTGGCAGCCTGGGCAGCCAGCACACACTTTCAAAATCCCACCAACAACTCTGGGCCCCCACTAGGAACTCACTCCAGTGTGCAACCCTCTTCAAAATGGCTGCCAGCCATGGAAGAGATCCCTGAAAACTACGAAGAAGATGATTTTGACAATGTGCTCAACCACCTGAATGATGGGAAACATGAACTCATGGATGCCAGTGAGCTAGTGGCTGAGATCAACAAACTCCTTCAAGATGTCCGCCAGAGCTAG
- the Pcdh18 gene encoding protocadherin-18 isoform X1 has product MHPISKMRFRFVFALLMVSLDHSALSKNLKYRIYEEQRVGSVIARLSEDVADVLLKLPNPSAVRFRAMQRGNSPLLIVNENTGEISVGTTIDREQLCQKNLNCSIEFDVITLPTEHLQLFHIEVEVLDINDNSPQFSRAVIPIEISESAAVGTRIPLDSASDPDVGENSLHTYSLSANDYFNIEVRTRTDGAKYADLIVVRELDRELKSSYELQLTASDMGVPQRSGSSILKISISDSNDNSPAFDQQSYVIQLLENSPVGTLLLDLNATDPDEGANGKIVYSFSSHVSPKIIETFKIDSESGHLTLFRQVDYEITKSYEIDVQGQDLGPNSIPAHCKIIIKVVDVNDNKPEININLMSPGKEEVSYIFEGDPIETFVALVRVQDKDSGLNGEIVCKLHGHGHFKLQKTYENNYLILTNTTLDREKRSEYSLTIIAEDKGTPSLSSVKHFTVQINDINDNPPHFQRSRYEFVISENNSPGAYITTVTATDPDLGENGQVTYTILESFVLGSSITTYVTIDPSNGAIYALRIFDHEEVSQITFVVEARDGGSPKQLVSNTTVVLTIIDENDNVPVVIGPALHNNTAEISIPKGAESGFHVTRIRAIDRDSGVNAELSCFIVAGNEENFFVIDPQSCDIHTNVSMEFVPYTEWELSVIIQDKGTPQLHTKVLLKCVIFEYSESVTSTAMTSVSQASLDVSMIIIISLGAICAVLLVIMVLFATRCNREKKDTRSYNCRVAESTYQHHPKRPSRQIHKGDITLVPTINGTLPIRSHHRSSPSSSPTLERGQMGSRQSHNSHQSLNSLVTISSNHVPENFSLELTHATPAVEQVSQLLSMLHQGQYQPRPSFRGNKYSRSYRYALQDMDKFSLKDSGRGDSEAGDSDYDLGRDSPIDRLLGEGFSDLFLTDGRIPAAMRLCTEECRVLGHSDQCWMPPLPSPSSDYRSNMFIPGEEFPAQPQQQHLHQILEDDSQPTEAGEKKKSFSTFGKDSPNDEDTGDPSTSSLLSEMSSVLQRLLPPSLDTYTECSEMDRSNSLERRKGPVPAKTVGYPQGVAAWAASTHFQNPTNNSGPPLGTHSSVQPSSKWLPAMEEIPENYEEDDFDNVLNHLNDGKHELMDASELVAEINKLLQDVRQS; this is encoded by the exons ATGCATCCAATCTCTAAAATGCGCTTTAGATTTGTTTTTGCACTCCTGATGGTATCTTTGGATCACAGTGCGCTGAGCAAGAATTTGAAATACAGGATTTATGAGGAACAGAGAGTTGGATCGGTCATTGCGAGACTGTCCGAGGATGTGGCTGATGTTTTATTGAAGCTGCCCAATCCTTCTGCTGTTCGTTTTCGAGCCATGCAAAGGGGGAACTCTCCACTGCTTATAGTCAATGAGAATACCGGGGAAATTAGCGTAGGGACGACCATCGACCGGGAGCAGCTGTGCCAGAAAAACTTGAACTGTTCCATCGAGTTCGATGTGATCACCCTGCCCACAGAGCATCTGCAGCTCTTCCACATCGAAGTCGAGGTGCTGGATATTAATGACAATTCCCCGCAGTTTTCGAGGGCTGTCATCCCTATCGAGATATCCGAGAGTGCGGCTGTAGGAACTCGCATCCCTCTGGACAGCGCATCTGATCCTGATGTCGGGGAAAATTCCCTGCACACATACTCCCTGTCTGCCAATGATTATTTTAATATCGAGGTCCGGACCAGGACTGATGGAGCCAAGTATGCGGACCTTATAGTGGTCAGAGAGTTGGATCGGGAGCTCAAGTCCAGCTATGAGCTTCAGCTCACCGCCTCGGACATGGGAGTGCCCCAGAGGTCCGGCTCGTCCATCCTGAAAATAAGCATTTCAGACTCCAATGACAACAGCCCCGCTTTTGACCAGCAGTCTTATGTAATCCAACTCTTAGAAAACTCTCCTGTGGGCACTTTGCTCCTGGATCTGAATGCTACCGATCCAGATGAGGGCGCTAACGGGAAAATTGTATATTCCTTCAGCAGTCACGTGTCTCCCAAAATTATAGAGACTTTCAAAATTGATTCAGAGAGCGGGCATTTGACTCTTTTCAGGCAAGTGGATTATGAAATTACCAAGTCTTATGAGATTGATGTGCAAGGCCAAGACTTGGGTCCGAATTCAATTCCTGCTCACTGCAAAATTATAATTAAGGTCGTAGATGTCAATGACAATAAACCTGAGATTAACATCAACCTCATGTCTCCTGGAAAAGAAGAGGTATCTTATATTTTTGAAGGGGATCCTATTGAGACGTTTGTTGCTTTGGTTAGGGTTCAAGACAAGGATTCTGGGCTGAATGGAGAAATAGTTTGTAAGCTTCATGGACATGGTCACTTTAAACTTCAGAAAACGTatgaaaacaattatttaatCTTGACCAATACCACGCTGGACAGAGAAAAGAGATCTGAATATAGTTTGACTATAATCGCTGAGGACAAGGGGACACCAAGTCTCTCTTCAGTAAAACATTTTACTGTTCAAATCAATGATATAAATGACAATCCACCCCACTTCCAGAGAAGCCGGTATGAATTTGTAATCTCAGAGAACAACTCACCAGGCGCATATATCACCACTGTTACAGCTACAGATCCTGATCTTGGGGAAAACGGGCAGGTGACATACACCATTTTGGAGAGTTTTGTCTTGGGAAGTTCCATCACCACCTATGTAACCATTGATCCATCTAATGGAGCCATCTATGCTCTCAGAATCTTTGATCATGAAGAAGTGAGTCAGATCACTTTTGTGGTGGAAGCAAGAGATGGTGGGAGTCCAAAGCAACTTGTGAGCAATACCACAGTTGTGCTCACCATCATCGATGAAAATGACAACGTCCCTGTGGTTATAGGGCCTGCACTGCACAATAACACTGCAGAAATCTCCATCCCCAAAGGGGCCGAGAGTGGCTTTCATGTCACAAGAATAAGGGCGATTGACAGAGACTCTGGGGTAAATGCTGAACTCAGCTGCTTCATAGTAGCCGGTAATGAAGAAAACTTCTTTGTAATTGATCCACAATCATGTGACATCCATACCAATGTGAGTATGGAATTCGTTCCCTACACAGAGTGGGAGCTCTCAGTTATCATCCAGGACAAAGGCACCCCTCAGCTGCATACCAAAGTCCTTCTGAAGTGTGTGATCTTTGAGTATTCAGAATCAGTGACAAGTACAGCAATGACCTCAGTAAGCCAGGCTTCCTTGGATGTCTCCATGATCATAATTATTTCCTTGGGTGCAATTTGTGCAGTGCTATTGGTTATTATGGTGCTATTTGCAACTAGGTGTAACCGAGAAAAGAAAGACACTCGATCCTACAACTGCAGGGTAGCAGAATCAACTTACCAGCACCACCCAAAAAGACCATCGAGGCAGATTCACAAAGGGGACATCACATTGGTGCCTACTATAAATGGCACTCTGCCCATTAGATCTCATCACAGATCATCTCCATCTTCATCTCCTACCTTAGAAAGAGGGCAAATGGGCAGCCGCCAGAGTCACAACAGTCACCAGTCACTCAACAGTTTGGTGACAATTTCATCGAACCACGTGCCGGAGAATTTTTCATTAGAACTCACCCATGCCACCCCTGCTGTTGAG CAGGTCTCTCAGCTTCTTTCAATGCTTCACCAGGGGCAATATCAGCCAAGGCCAAGTTTTCGAGGAAACAAATATTCCAGGAGCTATAG ATATGCCCTTCAAGACATGGACAAATTTAGCTTGAAAGACAGTGGCCGTGGTGACAGTGAAGCAGGGGACAGTGACTATGATTTGGGACGAGATTCTCCAATAGACAGACTGCTGGGCGAAGGATTCAGTGACCTGTTTCTTACAGATGGAAGAATTCCAGCAG CTATGAGACTGTGTACAGAGGAGTGCAGAGTCCTGGGACACTCGGACCAATGCTGGATGCCACCACTGCCCTCACCATCCTCAGATTACAGGAGCAACATGTTCATCCCAGGGGAAGAGTTTCCAGCACAACCCCAGCAGCAGCACCTGCACCAGATTCTTGAGGATGACAGCCAGCCCACCGAAGCCGGTGAGAAGAAGAAGAGTTTTTCCACGTTTGGGAAGGACTCCCCAAATGATGAGGACACTGGGGACCCCAGCACATCCTCCCTGCTCTCAGAAATGAGCAGTGTGCTCCAGCGCCTCCTTCCCCCCTCTCTGGACACCTATACCGAATGCAGTGAGATGGATAGGTCCAACTCCTTAGAACGCCGGAAGGGGCCTGTGCCAGCCAAAACTGTGGGCTACCCACAAGGGGTGGCAGCCTGGGCAGCCAGCACACACTTTCAAAATCCCACCAACAACTCTGGGCCCCCACTAGGAACTCACTCCAGTGTGCAACCCTCTTCAAAATGGCTGCCAGCCATGGAAGAGATCCCTGAAAACTACGAAGAAGATGATTTTGACAATGTGCTCAACCACCTGAATGATGGGAAACATGAACTCATGGATGCCAGTGAGCTAGTGGCTGAGATCAACAAACTCCTTCAAGATGTCCGCCAGAGCTAG